One Bacillota bacterium genomic region harbors:
- a CDS encoding DUF1189 domain-containing protein produces the protein MGFFTRIKESIFNFDAYPRFAREPFDKAFGYLVLMTLLFGTVFLVYTVIRLNTGISEMVGTFNRSCPDFVLQNGELTVDADMPITIDGGDEDGMIIIDTTGRTDRSVLDKYEQGVFVSRTQVVNKKNRIETQEMNFSELKGFKITKADVEQWLPNLKFFSVFIIIFGLIYMIVAKLLGAVVLGLFSLLISAVQGAGLDYGRGIRISVYALTVPTLFQTAQKIVSPGFPHPGVVYYILALIYLWFAVRAGKSEGRPAVGGSQ, from the coding sequence ATGGGTTTTTTTACCCGGATAAAGGAGAGCATCTTTAACTTTGATGCATACCCGCGGTTTGCGCGGGAGCCTTTTGACAAGGCGTTCGGTTATCTGGTGTTGATGACCCTTTTGTTCGGGACCGTGTTTTTGGTCTATACGGTCATTCGATTAAACACAGGCATAAGCGAGATGGTGGGAACTTTCAACCGTTCGTGTCCCGATTTTGTTTTACAAAACGGGGAGCTGACGGTCGACGCAGACATGCCGATAACCATAGACGGCGGGGACGAGGACGGAATGATAATCATCGATACCACGGGCCGGACGGACAGGAGTGTGCTCGATAAATACGAGCAAGGGGTCTTTGTATCAAGGACCCAGGTAGTAAACAAGAAAAACCGCATCGAAACGCAGGAGATGAACTTCTCCGAACTAAAGGGCTTTAAAATTACAAAGGCCGATGTGGAGCAATGGCTGCCCAATCTTAAGTTTTTCAGCGTGTTTATCATTATATTCGGGCTTATTTACATGATTGTCGCCAAACTTCTCGGCGCTGTTGTCCTGGGTCTTTTCAGCCTGTTGATTTCGGCGGTGCAGGGCGCCGGTCTGGATTACGGCAGGGGGATCAGGATTTCCGTCTACGCCCTGACCGTACCTACGCTCTTCCAGACGGCGCAGAAAATAGTCTCGCCGGGTTTCCCCCATCCGGGCGTGGTGTATTACATTCTGGCGTTGATTTACTTGTGGTTTGCGGTGCGGGCGGGTAAAAGCGAGGGCCGGCCGGCAGTAGGCGGTAGTCAATAG
- a CDS encoding hydantoinase B/oxoprolinase family protein, with protein MNTDPVTLEVLRNALQSAAEEMGVTLTRTALSPNIKDRRDCSTAVYTPAGELVAQAEHIPLHLGLMPAVVKKVLEYYPLEKLEPGDAVIINDPYISGSHLPDVCIITPVFTGGAPVAIAANLAHHVDIGGMAPGSMSTAATEIFQEGIRIPPVKISSRGRLNTDLLRLLACNVRTADEFYSDIQAQLSANEAGGSRIMELAEKWGTNMLRFYMEEIINYAERRFRAALREIPRGLYSFSDFLEGDGITPDQIKIAAGVEVSEKGVRVDFTGTSPQVRGPVNATRGVTLACVYFAVKAVADPDLPSSEGIARVVEVITPQGSLVNPAFPAPVAHANINTAQRIADVILGALSQAAPGRVTAAGTGSMSNFTIGGRDARGRYYSYVETYGGGQGAKLDQDGMDGVHVNMTNTRNTPVEVIEMNYPLLVERYGLVRDSGGPGEFRGGAGLVRGITLLEDAAVSVSTERNDVKPWGLEGGNPGKSSRCSIRMPGGAAEEAPGKFTRELPKGATIILETAGGGGFGSPWTRRPEAVRRDVKNGLVSRDAALESYGVVLNEALEVDWEKTRQKRGP; from the coding sequence ATGAACACAGATCCGGTTACCTTGGAGGTTTTGCGGAACGCTCTTCAGTCCGCGGCGGAGGAGATGGGCGTTACGCTTACCCGCACCGCGCTTTCGCCTAACATCAAGGACAGGCGGGACTGCTCCACCGCGGTTTACACACCGGCGGGAGAACTGGTTGCTCAGGCCGAACACATCCCTCTGCACCTGGGACTGATGCCGGCGGTGGTAAAAAAGGTCCTGGAGTATTACCCTTTGGAAAAACTCGAACCGGGGGACGCCGTTATCATCAACGATCCGTATATCAGCGGCTCCCACCTGCCGGACGTCTGCATCATTACCCCGGTTTTCACGGGAGGCGCACCGGTGGCAATAGCCGCCAACCTGGCGCACCACGTTGATATCGGCGGTATGGCGCCGGGAAGCATGTCCACCGCGGCTACGGAAATCTTTCAGGAGGGCATAAGGATTCCCCCGGTTAAAATCAGCAGCCGCGGGCGGTTGAATACAGACCTTCTAAGGTTGCTGGCCTGTAACGTACGGACGGCCGACGAGTTTTACAGCGATATCCAGGCCCAGCTTTCGGCCAACGAGGCGGGCGGGAGTAGGATTATGGAACTGGCCGAGAAATGGGGTACCAACATGCTGCGGTTTTACATGGAAGAGATAATTAATTATGCGGAACGGCGGTTCCGCGCGGCTTTAAGGGAAATACCCAGGGGTTTGTACAGCTTTTCGGATTTTTTGGAGGGCGACGGCATCACGCCGGATCAAATCAAGATTGCGGCCGGGGTTGAAGTCTCCGAGAAGGGGGTCAGGGTGGATTTTACGGGTACCAGCCCGCAGGTGAGGGGCCCCGTAAACGCCACCCGCGGCGTCACCCTGGCCTGCGTTTATTTTGCCGTTAAAGCTGTCGCCGACCCGGACCTGCCGTCCAGCGAGGGCATCGCCCGTGTGGTGGAAGTGATAACCCCGCAAGGCTCTCTGGTGAACCCGGCTTTTCCGGCGCCGGTGGCCCATGCCAACATCAATACCGCCCAGAGGATCGCCGACGTGATACTGGGGGCTCTGTCGCAGGCGGCCCCCGGCAGGGTAACGGCCGCGGGAACCGGCAGCATGAGCAACTTCACCATCGGGGGCAGGGACGCCCGGGGACGGTATTACTCTTACGTGGAGACATACGGGGGCGGTCAGGGGGCCAAACTGGACCAGGACGGCATGGACGGGGTGCACGTCAACATGACGAACACCCGCAACACGCCGGTGGAGGTTATCGAAATGAACTATCCCCTGCTGGTGGAAAGGTACGGTCTGGTGCGCGATTCCGGCGGGCCAGGTGAATTCAGGGGCGGGGCCGGGCTGGTGCGAGGGATCACACTGTTGGAGGACGCCGCCGTTTCCGTCAGCACCGAGAGAAACGACGTGAAGCCCTGGGGGCTGGAGGGCGGTAATCCGGGAAAGAGCTCCCGCTGCTCCATAAGAATGCCCGGCGGCGCGGCCGAGGAGGCGCCCGGCAAGTTTACGCGGGAATTGCCGAAGGGTGCGACGATTATACTTGAAACGGCCGGGGGAGGCGGGTTCGGCAGCCCCTGGACGAGGCGGCCCGAAGCGGTGCGCCGGGACGTGAAAAACGGGCTGGTATCCAGGGACGCGGCGTTAGAGAGTTACGGGGTGGTTTTAAACGAAGCGCTGGAGGTGGATTGGGAGAAAACGCGCCAAAAAAGGGGACCTTAG